The Trichosurus vulpecula isolate mTriVul1 chromosome 4, mTriVul1.pri, whole genome shotgun sequence genome contains a region encoding:
- the PRDX1 gene encoding peroxiredoxin-1 translates to MSAGNAKIGHPAPNFKATAVMPDQQFKDISLSDYKGKYVVLFFYPLDFTFVCPTEIIAFSDRAEEFKKLNCQVIGASVDSHFCHLAWVNTVKKNGGLGAVNIPLLSDPKRTIAEDYGVLKADEGISFRGLFIIDEKGILRQITINDLPVGRSVDETLRLVQAFQFTDKYGEVCPAGWKPGSDTIKPDVQGSKEYFSKQ, encoded by the exons ATGTCCGCGGGAAATGCCAAGATTGGGCACCCAGCCCCGAATTTCAAAGCTACAGCTGTTATGCCAGATCAGCAGTTCAAAGACATCAGCCTTTCTGACTACAAAG GGAAATACGTTGTGTTGTTCTTCTACCCCTTGGACTTCACCTTTGTGTGCCCCACGGAGATTATTGCATTCAGTGATCGAGCTGAAGAATTTAAGAAACTCAACTGCCAAGTGATTGGTGCTTCAGTGGATTCACACTTCTGTCACCTTGCCTG GGTCAACACGGTCAAGAAGAATGGTGGCCTGGGAGCTGTGAATATCCCATTGTTGTCTGACCCCAAACGAACCATTGCTGAAGATTATGGGGTCTTAAAGGCAGATGAGGGAATTTCATTCAG GGGTCTCTTCATCATCGACGAGAAGGGGATCCTTCGCCAGATCACCATCAATGACCTTCCCGTGGGCCGATCTGTAGATGAAACTCTTCGGCTTGTCCAGGCCTTCCAGTTCACAGACAAGTATGGCGAAG TGTGCCCTGCTGGCTGGAAACCGGGGAGTGACACCATCAAGCCTGATGTTCAGGGGAGTAAGGAATACTTCTCCAAGCAGTAG
- the MMACHC gene encoding cyanocobalamin reductase / alkylcobalamin dealkylase has product MGLGTPAELAELPPGPGLPTLIRATLPSVTCSSESSFSAQLESSDAGDNIGRGGSRVEGGRPQPGPEGSSRRAALSWGAGPGPSSERAAQGYPRARPGLSRSQAETEWEAGPAAGARPGDAAEAGRAGAAAGPPGTPSLSPAAITGLARLPNYDSQQAVRAPHPPTSVAKPARKPRPPRCGAVGLARLRNGLRIPAGSALAAAPRGSCEQKCAGSQEPSAYTMESTATELERRIQTALGPFGFEVHPFQVGWYNALLPPAFQLPLPGPTLAFVVLSTPAMFDQALKPFLQSAHLQPLKDPVDQCVAYHLTNLQKSLPEQEVHIITDYDMHPNRRPKILAQTAAHVAGAAYYYQRQDVESDPWGDKKIAGVCIHPRYGGWFAIRGVVLLPGVEVPNLPPLPPLDCVPTQEGRIALLESFNFHWTDWSYRDAVVPVERYSEEQKAYFSTPPAQRLRLLELLKDTPSDPLKSLGVQPRETLDPSWGGGRAAPKRVFATVKGT; this is encoded by the exons ATGGGGCTGGGGACTCCGGCAGAGCTCGCTGAGCTTCCGCCCGGCCCGGGGCTGCCCACCTTGATCCGGGCCACATTGCCGTCGGTGACTTGCAGCAGTGAGTCGAGCTTCTCAGCCCAGCTGGAGTCCTCGGACGCCGGGGACAATATCGGGCGCGGCGGCTCCAGGGTGGAAGGCGGCAGGCCGCAGCCGGGGCCCGAGGGCTCCAGCCGGCGAGCGGCGCTGAGCTGGGGCGCCGGGCCTGGCCCCAGCAGCGAGCGGGCTGCGCAAGGCTATCCTAGGGCCAGACCGGGCCTGTCGCGGAGCCAGGCCGAGACTGAGTGGGAGGCGGGGCCGGCGGCGGGGGCTCGACCCGGGGATGCCGCGGAAGCCGGG CGCGCCGGCGCCGCCGCGGGGCCTCCTGGAACACCGAGTTTGTCTCCCGCGGCCATAACGGGCTTGGCACGGCTTCCGAACTACGACTCCCAGCAGGCTGTACGCGCGCCCCACCCGCCAACGTCAGTCGCGAAGCCTGCCAGGAAGCCCAGGCCGCCGCGCTGCGGAGCCGTTGGCCTAGCGCGTCTGCGCAACGGACTACGTATCCCAGCAGGGAGCGCGCTCGCCGCGGCGCCCCGTGGGAGCTGTGAACAGAAGTGCGCGGGCAGCCAGGAGCCCAGTGCCTACACGATGGAGTCAACGGCTACTGAGCTGGAGCGCCGGATCCAGACCGCGCTGGGACCCTTCGGCTTCGAGGTGCACCCCTTCCAG GTGGGATGGTACAATGCACTGCTGCCTCCAGCCTTCCAGCTGCCCCTGCCTGGGCCTACACTGGCTTTCGTGGTCCTCAGCACTCCTGccatgtttgaccaagctctcaAGCCCTTCCTACAGAGTGCCCACCTACAACCTCTGAAGGACCCCGTGGACCAGTGTGTAGCCTACCACCTCACCAACCTTCAGAAG AGCCTTCCAGAGCAGGAGGTACACATCATCACTGACTACGATATGCACCCGAACCGGCGTCCCAAAATCTTGGCCCAGACAGCTGCCCATGTGGCAGGGGCTGCCTACTACTACCAGCGGCAAGATGTAGAGTCTGACCCCTGGGGAGACAAG AAGATTGCCGGTGTGTGCATCCACCCGCGATACGGGGGCTGGTTTGCCATTCGGGGGGTGGTGCTGCTCCCAGGGGTAGAGGTGCCCAACTTGCCCCCCCTGCCACCTCTCGACTGTGTACCCACCCAAGAAGGCCGCATTGCTTTGCTGGAGAGCTTCAACTTCCACTGGACAGACTGGTCTTACAGGGACGCCGTGGTCCCTGTGGAACGCTACTCTGAGGAGCAGAAGGCCTACTTCTCAACACCCCCTGCCCAGCGCCTGCGCCTACTCGAGCTACTCAAGGACACACCTTCAGACCCCCTCAAGTCCTTGGGGGTCCAGCCTAGAGAGACACTGGACCCCAGTTGGGGAGGGGGTCGGGCTGCCCCTAAAAGGGTCTTTGCTACTGTAAAGGGGACCTag